One Algoriphagus sp. Y33 genomic window, TGCATGAAATCAAGTTGAATACAAAAGACGAAACTAATCATAGACTGACCTTTACTTTTGATGTCATGAATTTGGGTAATCTTATTAATCAAGAATGGGGTAGACAGTATGGTATAAGCAACAATGCGTTCTCTGTGATAGATTTAGACCGAGTTGATGTTAATGGATCCACCAGAACTCCTGTGTATGAATATACTGGATCAGGATTAAATGACGGGAAGCCATATTTTGTCAGTGATTTTCTTTCAAGATGGAGAGGACAAATCGGTATCAGATATACATTTGATTAATCGTAATATTTTCCAATAGTTAAAAAGCATCCCTTTTCGGGGATGCTTTTTTGTTGTATAAGAATGCAATTATGCATCCGATGTTACTTTGGGCGGTTGGATTTAATTTCATTTAAAATTATTCTTAGTTTGAAAGAAGGTAATATTTTATGTATATCCGCTTTTCTGGCAGTAAAGAGACTAAAGCATTATAGGATTTGGAAAACACTAGCGCCGAGGCCACTTCGGTCTTCTGTCATCGGTCTTCCTGCCGTTACACCAAAGAAAATGAGGCTACTGGTATCATTGCGGATAATCATATAATATTTTTTGAGATGTCTACGAAGTGCCTTCAGCATCCTCTTTTTTTTCCATTGATAGTGGAGATTCGCCACCAGTAAGTTTTATTGCTTTTTACTGCTTATTCTAAGTTATTTTTGTAATCTGACAACCTTAAGAATGATCCCAAGGTTAACCTATCATGTTGTACTACAAAATATTCTCTCATTCGGTGAGTAAGGAATGGGTCGTGTTTATACATGGGGCTGGAGGATCGTCTGCGGTGTGGTTTAAGCAGCTTAAGGATTTCAGAGAAAAGTACAATCTTCTTTTGGTTGATCTTCGCGGGCACGGCAAGTCTGCCGATCTCCCTCAGGCAATTTATAACGAGGAATATACTTTTGAAACGGTCACACTAGATGTGGTTGAAGTTCTTGACCATCTGGAAATCCCGCCTGCCCATTTTATGGGGGTGTCATTGGGGACGATAATTGTGCGTCAATTGGCAGAGCTTGAGCAATGGCGGGTTAAATCACTTGTGTTGGCAGGAGCGGTCACGCGATTGACCACTCAGTCCAGAATATTGGTCTCCTTGGGGAGCGCATTTAAGCGTGTGATCCCCTATATGTGGCTTTACAGACTGTTTGCTTTTGTGATCATGCCCAGAAAGCAGCATGCAGAGTCAAGAAATATATTTGTCAGGGAAGCACAAAAGCTGTGTCAAAAGGAATTTATCAGGTGGTTTCAGTTGACAAAGGGGATTAATCCGCTTCTTCAATACTTCAAGGAATCCGATCTTGGGATCCCCACGTTGTATGTGATGGGAGATCAGGATGTAATGTTTCTGGAACCCGTAAAGAATGTAATTAAAACACACAAAACCTCAGTTCTAACTATTTTGGAAAAATGCGGCCATGTAGTGAATGTGGAAAGACCCAGGGAGTTTAACCGGATTTCACTCGCATTTATCCAAAACCAAACCTAAAAAGCCTATCACTTTTCTACATGAAAAAGCAAACTAAGACCATATTGATCATTGGGGTAATCTTGATTGCAGCCTCCGCATACTTTTACCCTAGATTGGACACTCGTAAAAGCAATGATACGGGGGTTGCCTCTGTGGGTGCAGGGCCTGATGTCAATTCCAAGTTGCCTGTAAGAGTAGTGAAGCTTGAACGTGAGACACTAAGGAACCAACTTTCGGTGACAGGCACCATCCTTCCTAACGAGTCCGTGGATCTTCGGACGGAGATTTCAGGCTTGGTGACTAAAATTGCTTTTAAAGAGGGGCAGTATGTAAGTAAAGGAACTCCACTCCTCTACCTGAACGATGACGAACTACAGGCACAATATCAGAGACTGGAGTACACACAAAAACTTTTTGAAAGTCAGGAGAATCGGCAGAAGCAACTTTTGGCCCGTGAGGCAATTAGCCAGGAAGAGTATGATATTGTTCTAAATCAATACAATACCACACTTTCTGACTTGAAATTGGTAGAGGCCCAGCTTTCCAAAACGGTTATCAGGGCTCCTTTTAATGGGATTTTGGGACTGAGGCAGGTCAGTGAAGGATCTGTAATTGCTACAAGTGACATCATTGCTAACTTTGTGAATATCGACCCAATCAAAATAGAGTTTTCGATTCCTGAGCGCTATGCCAACCAAGTGACGTTGGGTTCATCCATCTATTTCTCCAACGAGTCCTCGCCTGAGGAAGTGGTGGGAAAGGTTTTTGCCTTTGAAAATCAGATAGATGCAGCTACCCGTACACTTAAACTGAGAGCTGAGAGTCCAAACAAGGATAGAAAATTTTTGCCGGGGATGTTTGTTAGAATTCGATTTGTATTGGCGGAAACGGAAGATGCGCTGATGGTGCCTTCCGAATCTGTGATTCCTGAATTACAGGGCTATAAAGTTTTCGTAGTTGGTGCCGATAATAAAGCTGAGGAGCGAAAAGTAGAGATCGGTACCCGTACAGATACACATGTTCAGATCATGAGTGGTTTGAATGTGGGAGATCTGGTACTCACCACCGGTGTATTGCAAGCAAGGACAGGAACACCTGTTGAATTCACTCAAATCAACTAACATGTCAAGCTTATCAAATGTAAGTATCAACAGGCCGGTATTGGCCATTGTGATGTCCTTGGTCATCATACTTTTTGGGGCGATTGGGATCTCTCTGTTGGGAGTCAGGGAATTTCCGAGTGTTGATCCCCCTGTAATTAATGTAAGGACAACCTACGTAGGTGCGAATGCGGATGTGATTGAGGCGCAGATCACAGAACCTCTTGAAGAAGCGATCAATGGTATTCAGGGTATCAAATCTCTTACTTCTACGAGTAACGATGGTGCAAGTAGCATTACTGTAGAATTTGATGTGGGGGCTGATTTGGAGGCTGCCGCAAATGATGTGCGGGATAAGGTCTCCGGAGCACAGCGAAACCTTCCTCCTGATGCAGAACCCCCCGTGGTCTCCAAAGCGGATGCGGATTCTCAGCCAATCGTTTTTTTGAATGTGAAAAGTGACGAGAGAAGCTTATTAGACCTGTCGGATATTGCACAGAATGTTTTCAAAGAAAGACTTCAGACCATTCCCGGAGTAAGCCGGGTGCAGATTTGGGGAGAAAAAGAGTACGCAATTCGATTGAGGATGGATCCGTTGAAAATGGCCTCCTACGGTGTAACTCCTCTGGACGTGCTCTCCAAGGTTCAAAGTGAAAATGTCGAGCTCCCTTCCGGAAGAATTGAGGGTGAGACGATAGAACTTTCTGTCCGTACCAAAAGTAGATTAAGTAGCCCTCAGGAATTCAATGATTTGATCATCAAAGAAGACCAGAACAATATTGTCCGGTTTCAGGATGTGGGGAAAGCGGAATTGTCAGCATTGAATGAACGGACAGTACTGAAGAGAGATGGAGTACCGATGGTGGGGGTAGTGTTGGTGCCTCTTCCGGGCTCTAACAGTATAGAAATTGTAGATGAATTTTATAGGAGATTAGAGTTTATCAAGAAAGATCTCCCTGCTGATGTAGGTCTTGAGATTGGTTTTGATTCTACCCAGTATATCCGTAGCTCCATCTCTGAGGTTCAGGAGACGATTATCACTGCATTTGTCCTTGTTGTGGCGATTATCTTCCTCTTTCTCCGTGATTGGCGAACGACTTTTATTCCGGTACTTACGATTCCTATCTCCCTTGTGGGGGTATTTTTCATCATGTATCTGATGGATTTTTCCATCAACGTACTTACACTTTTGGGAATAGTCCTGTCGATTGGACTAGTCGTAGATGATGCTATTGTGGTGTTGGAAAATATCTATTCCCGAATAGAAAAGGGTGAGGAACCACAGAAAGCTGCTGAGAAGGGATCTGAGGAAATTTTCTTTGCAGTAATTGCCACAACAGTAGCACTTGCGGCAGTCTTTCTTCCTGTAATATTCTTGACAGGCACAACGGGACGCTTATTCCGTGAGTTTGGAATTGTAGTAGCGGGTGCTGTGATTATCTCCTCATTTGTGGCACTGACCATGACCCCCATGCTTAGCTCTAAGCTATTGAAAAGGAGAGAAAAGCATAATAAGTTTTACAATGTAACGGAGCCGGTATTCGTATGGATCAACGATAAATACGAAACAGGGTTGGGATGGTTTATGAAAGTCCGCTGGTTTTCTTTTGTCTTAGTGGGACTTATGGGTTTTGGGATTTACTGGCTGTTCAATCAGATCCCAAGTGAATTGACTCCTACGGAAGATAGGGGCGAGATCCGCATTAACCTTACAGGGCCTGAAGGAGCCACTTTTGGATATATGGATAGGGTGATTGACCAAATGGTAGAGGATTTCAAAACAGATTATCCGAAGGAGGATGTGAAAGGATTGATTTCTGTGACTTCCCCGGGATTCGGTTCATCCAGTACTAATTCGGGATTTGTGCGATTTATTTTAAGTAATGCAGAGGATAGAGAAAAAACTCAGGGGGAATATTTCAATCTGATTAATCAAAAATTGAAAAACTACACTTCCGTTAGAGCCTTCGCCTCTCAAGCTCAATCTATAGGGAACAGTCGTGGAGGCCTACCTGTGCAATATGTGTTGCAAGCACCTACCTTGGAAAGGCTGAAAGAAGTGATTCCTGTGTTTATGGAGGAAGTGGGCAAAAGCGAGGTGTTTATTTTCTCCGACATCAATTTGAAATTTACCAAGCCTGAGCTGGAAATAGAAATTGATCGGGCAAAAGCCAGAAACATAGGGGTTTCTGTCCAGGAGATAGCTAGAACATTGCAGTTGTCCTATTCTGGGCAGCGATTCGCTTATTTCATCAAGAATGGCAAGCAATATCAAGTTGTAGGTGAAATGAGACTGGAGGACAGAAATGAGCCGGTGAACCTAAGAATGCTTTATGTTCGGGCCGAAAATGGATCATTGGTTCAACTGGATAATTTGGTAACTGTGACAGAAAAAAGCACTCCTCCACAACTATATAGATTCAATCGATTCGTAGCAGGAACAGTATCTGCTAACCTAGCTGAAGGTTATACAATTGGAGATGGCTTGAAGGAAATGGATCGTATAGCGAGCGAAGTTTTAGACGACTCATTCACTACTGATGTATCAGGTCCTTCCAAGGAGTTTAGGGAAAGCTCAAACAGTTTGTTGTTTGCATTCCTATTTGCTTTGGTTTTGATCTATCTTGTGCTTTCCGCCCAGTTTGAGAGCTTCTTGGATCCACTTACAATCATGTTTACGGTACCGTTGGCACTCTTTGGAGCACTTTTTACCTTGTGGTTAAGTGGGTTTACCCTTAATATTTTCAGTCAGATTGGTATTATCATGCTGATAGGTCTGGTAACCAAAAACGGTATTCTAATCGTGGAATTCGCAAACCAGAGAAAAGCTACCGGAATGACTGTTCATGAAGCGATTTTTGGAGCAGCTGTAGCCCGATTCAGACCGATCTTGATGACAAGTTTGTCCACTATATTGGGGATTTTGCCTATTGCTCTTGGATTGGGAGCGGGAGCCGAAAGTCGAGTGCCAATGGGAGCCGCCGTGATTGGTGGATTGGCCTTTGCTACTATCTTGACTCTTTTTGTCATCCCTGCCATATATACTTATC contains:
- a CDS encoding alpha/beta fold hydrolase, which translates into the protein MLYYKIFSHSVSKEWVVFIHGAGGSSAVWFKQLKDFREKYNLLLVDLRGHGKSADLPQAIYNEEYTFETVTLDVVEVLDHLEIPPAHFMGVSLGTIIVRQLAELEQWRVKSLVLAGAVTRLTTQSRILVSLGSAFKRVIPYMWLYRLFAFVIMPRKQHAESRNIFVREAQKLCQKEFIRWFQLTKGINPLLQYFKESDLGIPTLYVMGDQDVMFLEPVKNVIKTHKTSVLTILEKCGHVVNVERPREFNRISLAFIQNQT
- a CDS encoding efflux RND transporter periplasmic adaptor subunit, with product MKKQTKTILIIGVILIAASAYFYPRLDTRKSNDTGVASVGAGPDVNSKLPVRVVKLERETLRNQLSVTGTILPNESVDLRTEISGLVTKIAFKEGQYVSKGTPLLYLNDDELQAQYQRLEYTQKLFESQENRQKQLLAREAISQEEYDIVLNQYNTTLSDLKLVEAQLSKTVIRAPFNGILGLRQVSEGSVIATSDIIANFVNIDPIKIEFSIPERYANQVTLGSSIYFSNESSPEEVVGKVFAFENQIDAATRTLKLRAESPNKDRKFLPGMFVRIRFVLAETEDALMVPSESVIPELQGYKVFVVGADNKAEERKVEIGTRTDTHVQIMSGLNVGDLVLTTGVLQARTGTPVEFTQIN
- a CDS encoding efflux RND transporter permease subunit is translated as MSSLSNVSINRPVLAIVMSLVIILFGAIGISLLGVREFPSVDPPVINVRTTYVGANADVIEAQITEPLEEAINGIQGIKSLTSTSNDGASSITVEFDVGADLEAAANDVRDKVSGAQRNLPPDAEPPVVSKADADSQPIVFLNVKSDERSLLDLSDIAQNVFKERLQTIPGVSRVQIWGEKEYAIRLRMDPLKMASYGVTPLDVLSKVQSENVELPSGRIEGETIELSVRTKSRLSSPQEFNDLIIKEDQNNIVRFQDVGKAELSALNERTVLKRDGVPMVGVVLVPLPGSNSIEIVDEFYRRLEFIKKDLPADVGLEIGFDSTQYIRSSISEVQETIITAFVLVVAIIFLFLRDWRTTFIPVLTIPISLVGVFFIMYLMDFSINVLTLLGIVLSIGLVVDDAIVVLENIYSRIEKGEEPQKAAEKGSEEIFFAVIATTVALAAVFLPVIFLTGTTGRLFREFGIVVAGAVIISSFVALTMTPMLSSKLLKRREKHNKFYNVTEPVFVWINDKYETGLGWFMKVRWFSFVLVGLMGFGIYWLFNQIPSELTPTEDRGEIRINLTGPEGATFGYMDRVIDQMVEDFKTDYPKEDVKGLISVTSPGFGSSSTNSGFVRFILSNAEDREKTQGEYFNLINQKLKNYTSVRAFASQAQSIGNSRGGLPVQYVLQAPTLERLKEVIPVFMEEVGKSEVFIFSDINLKFTKPELEIEIDRAKARNIGVSVQEIARTLQLSYSGQRFAYFIKNGKQYQVVGEMRLEDRNEPVNLRMLYVRAENGSLVQLDNLVTVTEKSTPPQLYRFNRFVAGTVSANLAEGYTIGDGLKEMDRIASEVLDDSFTTDVSGPSKEFRESSNSLLFAFLFALVLIYLVLSAQFESFLDPLTIMFTVPLALFGALFTLWLSGFTLNIFSQIGIIMLIGLVTKNGILIVEFANQRKATGMTVHEAIFGAAVARFRPILMTSLSTILGILPIALGLGAGAESRVPMGAAVIGGLAFATILTLFVIPAIYTYLTSKEGRLARI